The following coding sequences lie in one Cannabis sativa cultivar Pink pepper isolate KNU-18-1 chromosome 5, ASM2916894v1, whole genome shotgun sequence genomic window:
- the LOC115717435 gene encoding protein ROH1A — translation MRATENNQGSFLNRISIRRNQIVSMDVNHEQELQDLDLFQKRVSDRFSNLFSPSDESPIAGAGETALLSIAWLRKLLDVYLCCEAEFKVLLLMGRDPAHISKAPLDRLVPELLDRAVKSLDICNAVTHGVEAIRHCQKLAEIAVSALGQKPVGDGQVRRAKKALNSLIAAMAVEDKDGIGGKFSDRAWSFGRKGGAGSASSKDRSVGQFRSLWWGMAKGWSAARQLQAMSSNLVAPRGAESTGLAQPVYIMSTVMMFTMWALVAAIPCQERTGLATHFPIPRHLSWAQPMIGLQEKIADEWKKKEKKGSFGLLDEIQKLEKLGFSLTEFAESFQFQAESDRLEEVATQVAELAETCQKMEEGLVPLQQQIREVFHKVVRTRTEVLEVLDQSGKVSTPTM, via the coding sequence ATGCGGGCAACAGAGAACAACCAGGGTTCGTTTCTGAACCGAATTAGTATACGCCGCAATCAGATTGTGTCTATGGATGTAAACCATGAACAAGAGCTCCAAGACCTCGACCTCTTTCAGAAACGTGTCAGTGATCGATTCTCTAACCTCTTTTCACCCTCTGATGAATCCCCTATCGCCGGCGCCGGTGAAACTGCCCTCCTCTCTATCGCCTGGCTTCGGAAGCTTCTCGACGTTTATCTCTGCTGTGAAGCCGAGTTCAAGGTGCTTCTCTTAATGGGTCGGGACCCGGCTCATATCTCGAAAGCCCCGCTGGATCGTCTCGTCCCGGAGCTTCTCGACCGTGCAGTCAAATCTTTGGACATTTGTAATGCTGTCACTCATGGTGTCGAGGCAATACGGCATTGCCAGAAGCTCGCGGAGATCGCTGTTTCGGCTTTGGGTCAGAAGCCGGTCGGAGATGGTCAAGTCCGGCGAGCCAAGAAGGCTTTGAATTCATTGATTGCGGCCATGGCGGTCGAGGACAAAGACGGCATCGGAGGTAAATTTTCAGACAGAGCTTGGTCTTTTGGGCGAAAAGGAGGGGCGGGATCCGCCTCGAGTAAGGATCGAAGCGTCGGGCAATTCAGGTCTCTCTGGTGGGGAATGGCTAAAGGGTGGTCGGCGGCGAGGCAGCTTCAAGCAATGTCATCCAACTTGGTGGCGCCGCGTGGGGCTGAGTCAACCGGGTTAGCTCAACCGGTTTATATAATGAGCACTGTTATGATGTTTACGATGTGGGCTTTGGTGGCTGCGATTCCCTGCCAAGAGAGGACTGGTTTGGCGACTCATTTTCCAATACCAAGGCATTTGTCTTGGGCTCAACCCATGATCGGATTACAAGAGAAGATAGCCGATGAgtggaagaagaaggagaagaaaggGTCATTTGGGTTATTGGATGAGATACAGAAATTGGAGAAGCTGGGCTTTTCATTGACGGAATTTGCCGAGTCTTTTCAGTTTCAAGCAGAGTCTGATCGGCTCGAAGAGGTGGCGACCCAGGTGGCCGAATTGGCTGAAACTTGCCAGAAGATGGAGGAGGGTTTGGTTCCTTTGCAGCAGCAAATAAGAGAGGTGTTCCATAAGGTTGTGAGGACTAGAACAGAGGTCCTTGAAGTGTTGGACCAATCTGGTAAAGTGTCTACCCCCACaatgtaa